A single genomic interval of Bacillus sp. es.036 harbors:
- a CDS encoding class I SAM-dependent methyltransferase, with translation MNPTKQAKIFDTHAKMYEKRRQKTTIDTKWRHELLAKADGDILELSAGTGTNFPIYQNISSLTAVDFSLEMIRYAREAAKETTYPCTVLHKDVEKLEFEENTFDTVVSTLSMCSYPHPAFVLEQMAKWCKPGGQVLLFEHGISTNPVVGKLQNKLDPFLSERIGCHVDRDMLDYVKQSSLHVNRIESHLFGMFHLIFATKHGA, from the coding sequence ATGAATCCAACGAAACAAGCTAAAATATTTGATACCCATGCCAAAATGTACGAAAAAAGAAGACAGAAAACAACAATAGATACGAAGTGGAGACACGAGTTATTAGCTAAGGCAGATGGAGATATACTTGAGCTATCTGCAGGAACAGGAACGAATTTTCCGATCTATCAAAACATTTCCTCGCTCACAGCCGTCGATTTTAGTTTGGAAATGATTCGGTATGCGAGGGAGGCTGCAAAGGAAACGACATATCCGTGTACGGTGCTCCATAAGGATGTGGAAAAACTTGAGTTTGAAGAAAATACATTTGATACGGTTGTATCGACGCTGTCTATGTGTTCTTACCCACACCCGGCCTTTGTGCTAGAGCAAATGGCGAAATGGTGTAAACCAGGCGGACAAGTTTTATTGTTTGAGCATGGCATTAGCACAAATCCCGTAGTAGGCAAATTACAGAATAAACTAGATCCCTTCTTATCAGAAAGGATAGGCTGTCATGTTGACAGAGATATGTTGGATTATGTTAAGCAATCAAGCTTGCATGTGAATCGGATTGAAAGCCACTTATTTGGTATGTTTCATCTTATTTTTGCAACAAAACACGGGGCATAG